GATGGAGGTGCCCCCGAAGTCGATGCCGATGGAGGGAATGGTTGAAGCTGTCATATAATAGCAATATAGAAATTGAGCGGCGCGATGAAAAGGTTAAAACAAGTACTCGCCCGTTAAAAAACGGAAGAATCCAGCCTTCCCGGCAGGGGAAAAGAATGACTTGCTTCATAGCTGAATTTTCTTGAATGAACATTTGCGGGCATGTAGTGTCTCATAGTCTAGTCAGTTGGGCGGTGCAGCCCTCTATTCGTCAAACATCATCAACCTCAGCCCATAGATACACTTCATATGCCTACTCCCAAGAAAACCGATAGCAAGACTGCCTCCAAGGAAGCTGCGGCTCCCAAGAAAAAGTGCTGCAGGAAGAAAAAGGACGCCGACCTGGAAAAGAGCGCCAAGACCGCCGCTCCCGCCGCCGTCGCGGCATCCCCCCCTAAAAAGGCTGCGAAAAAAGCTCCCGCCAAAAAGGCAGCCCCCGCTCCCGCCCCTGCCCGGAATGAATTTACGGATGAACAGACGGAAGCCATTGCCGCCGCCAAGGCGGAACTGGCGGCCAACCCCGAATGGGAACATTTTGTCAAGATGCAGCGCCAGCACCTGCTGGACCTGCGCGACAAATCGCTGGACAGCATGAACGGCGTGGCGCGGGACACCCTCCGCAACCATCCGGAAGGCAGTGAAGCCTCCGGTTCCGGAGAGCATCAGGCCGACGCTGGAAGCGACGCCTATGACCGCGACTTCGCCCTCAGCCTCCTTTCCAAGGAGCAGGACGGCCTGTATGAAATCGAGCAGGCCCTGGCCCGCATCGACAACGGTACGTACGGCATTTGTGAAATGTCATACAAGATCATCCCCATCCCCCGGCTAGAAGCCATTCCGTTCGCCCGGCTTACCGTGGAATGCCAGGCGCAGTGGGAAAAGGAAAAAGGGCAGAACGCCCGGTTCCGCCCCAGGGTGGCCCTCGGCTTTGCGGGAGGACAAAATGATGTAGATTTATCTGTTTCTCTTGACGATGATGAAGAATAGTGTATAAATCCTCCCCCGTAACACATTTTCATCATGCCTAGAGACATCATCATCCTCGAATGCACAGAGGCCAAAGCCGAAGGAAAGCCCACGTCCCGCTACGTCACCACGCGTAACAAGAAGAGCCTGCGTACTCCCGGCCGTCTGGAAAAGGTCAAGTACAACCCTTTCCTGAAGCGCCGCACGCTTCATCGTGAAATGCGCTAACCTGCCGGCTTAGTTATCTATCTCTTATTATTATGTCCACTGAACCCAAGACTGTAGAACGTCGTATTCGTTTCCGCACGTGCAATCGCCAGATGCCGCGCCGCCGTCTCGACATCCCGATGGACCAGGTCAATCTGCTCAACCCTGATTTCCTGTCCAAGTTCACCTCTGAAACCGGCAAAATCCTTCCCCGCCGCGTGACCGGGCTGTCCGCCAAAATGCACCGCAAGATCACCCGTGAAATCAAGCGGGCCCGCGCGATCAACCTTCTGCCGTAACAAGCCCAGGGGAAACCTCTTTCGGTAAGAAATTGTCTTTACAGGCGGGAGTTTGTCCAGTACCGGGCAAACTCCCGTTTCATTTCCAGCCACCATCCCTTTCCGTATGCAGGAACTGAAAGATACCCAGTCGGAGGCGGACACCCGCAACATCTCCATTGACCGCGTAGGCGTCAAAGGCTTGCGCTTCCCCATCCAGATACAGGACAAGCTCAACCGGATTCAATCCACCGTGGCGACGGTCTCCCTGGCCGTGGACCTGCCGGAAGAATTCAAGGGAACGCACATGAGCCGTTTTGTGGAAGCCCTGCACCAGCATGGCCCCCTCCTGGACGTGCATACCGCGCTCTCCATCCCCCGTGAACTGCTCGGGCGGCTTTCCGCCAGCCGTTCCCATGTGGAAATGGAATTCCCCTTCTTCCGGGCCAAGGCGGCTCCCGTCACGGGGAGGGAAGGCCTGATGGACTATGTAGTCCGTTTTGAAATGGAAGCGGAGGCGGGCGACAGGCTGGCGGACTTCAAGCTCACCGTCGTGGTGCCCGTAACGACCCTCTGCCCCTGTTCCAAGGCCATGAGCAGCTACGGCGCCCACAACCAGCGCGGCATCGTTACCTACTCCGTGCGCTTTGCCTCCCGGCCCGTCTGGATTGAAGACCTAATTGACCTGGTGGAATCTTGCGCCAGTTGCTCCCTGTTCAGCGTGCTCAAGAGGCCGGATGAAAAATGGGTGACGGAAAAGGCATACGAAAATCCCGTCTTTGTGGAAGACCTGGTGCGCAACGTAGCGCTGAAAACGCAGAGCCACTCCGCATTCAGCTGGTACCGGGTGGAAGCGGAAAACTTTGAATCCATCCACAACCACCAGGCTTATGCCGTGATTGAACGGGATCTGCGTTCCTGAGCTCTCTTCTTAACGGATATGAACGACAACTGGTGGGCTCTGGCATCCCTCGTCCTCTCCCTTGCATTCACGGGACTGGGCTGGCGCCTGCTTGCCTCCGGGCGCAGATTCATGTACGCCCACCTGTGGATGGCGTGCCTGTTGGCCCTGCAAACGGGGGCACTCTGCGTCAAGGCGTACCAGACGGGAATGTGCCCCATCCGGGGAGCGTCGGAAGTCATCTTCTTTCTTTCCTGGACCATCAACCTGTTCTACCTCCTTCTGGGCCGTGCGTACCGCATGTCCGTCCTGGGCATCTTTACGGCGCCCGCCATTGCCGTGCTGACGGCCCTCTCCCTGCTGATCGGCCTGTTCGGTCCGGATGTGCAGGGCGCGCATGACTTCTGGGTGACCGCCCATGTAGGGGTGGTCATGATGTCTTACGGAGCCGGAGGACTGGCCGCCGCCGCGGGCGTGGCCTTCTGCATGCAGGACGCCTGCTTGAAAAGAAGGCAGATCCCCGGCACCTGCCGTCTTCTGCCGCCCATCCGCACGCTGGAAACCAGCATGAAACGCCTCCTGCTGGTAGCCTTCGTCCTGCTTCTGGCAGGGGAATGGCTCGGCTGGCAGGGGAATTTGCCCATCCATACGGCAAAAACAGTTATTGTCATTTTACTGACGCTGGGTTACTCCGTGCTGTTGTGGCTCATCTATCGTCGCGGCATGCCGGGCAGGGCGCTGGCCTATTGCTGCGTGGTCCTCTTCCTGGCGTCCATGAGTATTTTTCTGGTGAGCAGATGAGAATGGTTTGTCTAGGCTTGAATCACCGGACCGCCCCCGTGGAAATAAGGGAGCGGTTCTCCGTGCCGTCCCACAGGCTCCAGAATGCGGGAAAAAGCATCCGGGAACTGCCGGGCGTGGAACAGTGCGTGGTGCTCTCCACCTGCAACCGCATGGAAATCTACTACTGGTCGGACAACCCGGAAAACGCCAGGGAGCATATCCTGTCCCACTTCCTGGGGGACGGCTGCGGCAAGGTGGACATGGCCTCCCATTTCTACTGCCACCAGGGGGCCTTTGCCCTAGAGCACCTGTGCCGCGTGCTCAGCGGGCTGGACTCCATGGTGCTGGGGGAAACGGAAATCTTCGGCCAGGTGAAAACCGCCTACCAAATGGCGCTGGATGCCGGCGTGACCGCCGCCTGCGCCAACAAAACCTTTCAGAAAGCATTCACCATAGGCAAGCGGGTCAGGACGGACAGCCAGATTCATGCGGGAGCCACATCCGTGGGCTCCGTGGCCGTGGAACTGGCGGAACAAATCTTCGGAGACCTGGGAGGCACCCGCGTTCTGATCCTGGGGGCGGGCGATATGAGCCGCGTCACCGGCCGCGCCCTGCGTGCCCGCGGCGCGGAGGGCATTTACGTAGCCAACCGCTCCTTTGACCGCGCCGTGGAACTCGCCGGAATGATCGGCGGCCAGGCCATCCGGTATGATGTCTGGGGGGAATACCTCAGGGACATTGACGTGGTGGTGGCCGCCACGGCCGCCCCCCACTGCATCATCACGCGGGAGACGCTCCTGCCCCTGCGGGCGTCCCGCAAATACCGCTCCCTGTTCCTCATCGACATCTCCGTACCTCGCAACATCTCCCCGGACGTGGCGGACATTGACGAAGTGTACCTTTACGACATCGACACCCTGACCCAGCTTGCGGATGAAGCCAAGCTCAGCCGGGAGCTGGAAATCTCCCGGTGTGAAACCATCATCCGGGACGGCATCTCCAAATACTTTCCGGACACCGCTCTCTATGACCAGTAAAAACACCCTCATCATCGGCACCCGCGGAAGCGCCCTGGCCCTGGCCCAGGCGGACATGGTCCGCGCCGCCCTGTCCGCGCTCCATCCGGGACTGGACATACGCCGGGAAATCATCCGCACCACCGGAGACCGCCGTATGGACGTGCCGCTGGCGGATGTGGCCAGGGTCTCCGGCATCGTGGACAAGGGAATCTTCATCAAGGAACTGGAAACGGCCCTGCTGGAAGGCCGCATAGATGTGGCCGTCCACAGCCTCAAGGACGTGCCAAGCGAACTTGCCCCGGAATTCCGCCTGCCTGCGGTTCTTCCCCGCGCTGCGGCGGAAGACGTGCTCATCACGAAGGAGCCGGACTGGAACGGCCGCGGAACTCTTGCCACCGGAAGCGTCCGCCGCCGCCTCATGGCGCGCACGTACTGGGGAAGGCAGCTCCGGTTTGAAGACCTGCGGGGCAATGTCCCCACCCGTCTTGAAAAGCTTGTGGAGCATCCGGAATGGGATGCCGTGATCCTGGCAAAAGCCGGGCTGGAACGCCTCGGCCTCTATGCGCCGGAAACGGTGGTGCAGGGCAGAAAACTCTACATGCGCCCTCTGCCCGTGGAAGCCTTCATTCCCGCTGTGGGGCAGGGAATCGTCGGCATGGAATGCCGTGCTTCCGACCGGAAAACGAAGGAACTGCTGGCCGGGATCAACGATGTGGAAACCTGCGCCTGCGGCGTGGCGGAACGCACCTTCCTGGTGCGCCTGGGCGCCAGCTGCTCCACCCCAGTGGGCGTGTACGCCTGCCTGGAAGGGGATGAACTGGTTCTGCGCGCGGCGTACTACGTGCCGGGAAGGGAAGAACCCTTCGCCGTCGTTGTCTGCGGGGACCGGAACGCTCCTGAAGCCCTGGGAATTCTGGCCTTTGAAAAACTGAGCCCGAACTGACGGCGGAAGCTTTTCCGCTTCATCCGGGATATGGCGGGACGGAAAAAAGGTTCCGGAGTTCATCCGGAACCTGAATCAGGCAGTAAGTACACCAGGATTAATGTTTTTCCTTGTGACTTTCCTTGGAGCTGGAGCTTCGCTTGTCGCTCATAAACTGCCCTGTTGAAGCATCACGCTTGACGTGCTGCCCGGTCTTGTGGGTAGTGGACCCGGAACGCTTTTTAGAGCTGCTCCTGTGATCGTCTCCCATATGGGAACTTGTTGCCATTGATATTCACCTCCTTTCCATTTTCTTCACCTGTTGATAAACGAGAGAAGAAAGCCGTCCTTCCATAGGCTGGTGCATACAGCGTACAGGCCTGCGATTCATGCCTGCCATAACAATAAGCGTGCTTTCATGAGGAAGCATGCTGTAAAAGGTAATCCTTCAGGGCTCCGGCTTCGTTATGCTCCGTATCCCTTGCGGCGTACAGAAGCGTCACCTTCCCCTTGCGGGCCAGTTGGCTGAGATGTGAAACAGCCTCTTTATTCCGGTCCAGTTCTTCGAAATACTTTTTCCGGAAACCGTCCCATTTGGCCGGATCATGGGCGAACCATCGGCGCAATTCCGTGGAAGGAGCGGCTTCTTTCGCCCATTCGTTCCAGGAAGCCTTCTCCTTGGAAATGCCGCGGGGCCAGATCCGGTCCACCAGAACGCGGTCTCCGTCTTCCGCCTCCTGCGGATCGTAAATGCGTTTGATTGAAATGTTCATGTTGGGGAAAATGATGTCTGTTAACGGCAATAGAGCATGTGGAATATCTTTTTGTTGAGTCCGTGCGGGACATGCCGCGCCGCGTGCACCGGGGTGGTGCCGGGAATCGGCAGGCCTGCCGCTCCGGGTTTCCGGCCGGGAAAGGAGGCAGTCCCGGAAGGGGAGGAAGAATGGAAAACAACGGGTGCCTGAACCTGTTAAATCAAAAATCCATCATCGCTCCGGTTTTGCCGCTCCGGACCGGATGTTTGTTGTCGGTTACAAGGGTATCATCCATGACAGTATTCCAGCTGCCGGTGAAGTTTTTTCTGGGAAAATACCGTTTTCATGGAGACTCCGTCACGCAATCCGTACCAAGTTTTCCTTATCTTCCTGCGCCGGACGGCAGACGGCAATGGTCCTTTTCCGGACCATGGGATTTTCCCGTGAAACAGCCACCGTCGGGAAAAAAGAAAAGGGAGAAGCGGGGAAAACTGCTACTCCTTCCATGAATCGTCGGGAACGGCGCCGCGGGCCTGAAGCGTCTGGATCACCATGTCCACTTCATTTCTGCGCTGGGCGTGTTCCCGCCGCATGGCGGCATCCTCTATCCGGTAATAGTTCCAGAATCTCACCTGCTTCTCCATCAGGTCTTTTACTGCAAGCGCCATGGACAGGGCCTTGTTCGGGGAATGGGGGGCGGTGGAAATGCACCAGGCGTACAGAACATTGGCATAAGTCGTAGTCCAGGCATACATGCGGTCGTCAAACCGTGAAAAAGACACATAGGGACGCAACAGCCTTTCCGCTTCCCTGTAGCGTCCCTGGTGCATGTAAAGCAGCCCCTTGGCCGCCACTAGGGCATGATTGCCCGGACTGAGCAATTCCGCCCGTTCCATCTGCCGCTCCAGTTGGCGGAGCCGTCCGGGACCGGGAGGCGGGGAGCTCCCTGCGGCATGCAGGATATTGCGCCGCACAAGGTCCGGGTCGTGGCTGGCGGCGGCCGCCTGTTCCAGCATGGGCATGCCGTCGGGAGAAGATGCGGGAACCGCCTGCCAGGATGCTTTCCAGGTCGGGAAGGCCAGGCAGGCATACCACACGGACAGCGCCGCCAGTAGAAAGGCTCCTGCTCCCAGAACCAGGCGCCCGCCGGTTCGTGAAGCCTTGATCCTGGAGAAGGACGCGGTGCAGGAAAGGCCGCAGCACAGGGCGGCGGCGCCCGCAAGCGCCGGATTGTGCCAGATAAACTCTCCGTAGGCGTGGGCGGCGGCAATGCACAGCGCGCAGAAGGCCGCCGGCCCCAGGGGATTGACTTGGGGATGTTCGGCCGCCAGCCGGAGTACGCTCCGGAAGCCCAGGGAAATGAACAGGAGCAGCAGGGCAAGCATCACGGCGAGTCCGGTGTATCCGTAATCGCAGGCGGCCTGTGCATACTCATGATGGG
This genomic stretch from Akkermansia biwaensis harbors:
- a CDS encoding TraR/DksA family transcriptional regulator; the encoded protein is MPTPKKTDSKTASKEAAAPKKKCCRKKKDADLEKSAKTAAPAAVAASPPKKAAKKAPAKKAAPAPAPARNEFTDEQTEAIAAAKAELAANPEWEHFVKMQRQHLLDLRDKSLDSMNGVARDTLRNHPEGSEASGSGEHQADAGSDAYDRDFALSLLSKEQDGLYEIEQALARIDNGTYGICEMSYKIIPIPRLEAIPFARLTVECQAQWEKEKGQNARFRPRVALGFAGGQNDVDLSVSLDDDEE
- the rpmG gene encoding 50S ribosomal protein L33 yields the protein MPRDIIILECTEAKAEGKPTSRYVTTRNKKSLRTPGRLEKVKYNPFLKRRTLHREMR
- the rpsR gene encoding 30S ribosomal protein S18 yields the protein MSTEPKTVERRIRFRTCNRQMPRRRLDIPMDQVNLLNPDFLSKFTSETGKILPRRVTGLSAKMHRKITREIKRARAINLLP
- the folE2 gene encoding GTP cyclohydrolase FolE2, coding for MQELKDTQSEADTRNISIDRVGVKGLRFPIQIQDKLNRIQSTVATVSLAVDLPEEFKGTHMSRFVEALHQHGPLLDVHTALSIPRELLGRLSASRSHVEMEFPFFRAKAAPVTGREGLMDYVVRFEMEAEAGDRLADFKLTVVVPVTTLCPCSKAMSSYGAHNQRGIVTYSVRFASRPVWIEDLIDLVESCASCSLFSVLKRPDEKWVTEKAYENPVFVEDLVRNVALKTQSHSAFSWYRVEAENFESIHNHQAYAVIERDLRS
- the ccsA gene encoding cytochrome c biogenesis protein CcsA; translated protein: MNDNWWALASLVLSLAFTGLGWRLLASGRRFMYAHLWMACLLALQTGALCVKAYQTGMCPIRGASEVIFFLSWTINLFYLLLGRAYRMSVLGIFTAPAIAVLTALSLLIGLFGPDVQGAHDFWVTAHVGVVMMSYGAGGLAAAAGVAFCMQDACLKRRQIPGTCRLLPPIRTLETSMKRLLLVAFVLLLAGEWLGWQGNLPIHTAKTVIVILLTLGYSVLLWLIYRRGMPGRALAYCCVVLFLASMSIFLVSR
- the hemA gene encoding glutamyl-tRNA reductase yields the protein MNHRTAPVEIRERFSVPSHRLQNAGKSIRELPGVEQCVVLSTCNRMEIYYWSDNPENAREHILSHFLGDGCGKVDMASHFYCHQGAFALEHLCRVLSGLDSMVLGETEIFGQVKTAYQMALDAGVTAACANKTFQKAFTIGKRVRTDSQIHAGATSVGSVAVELAEQIFGDLGGTRVLILGAGDMSRVTGRALRARGAEGIYVANRSFDRAVELAGMIGGQAIRYDVWGEYLRDIDVVVAATAAPHCIITRETLLPLRASRKYRSLFLIDISVPRNISPDVADIDEVYLYDIDTLTQLADEAKLSRELEISRCETIIRDGISKYFPDTALYDQ
- the hemC gene encoding hydroxymethylbilane synthase — encoded protein: MTSKNTLIIGTRGSALALAQADMVRAALSALHPGLDIRREIIRTTGDRRMDVPLADVARVSGIVDKGIFIKELETALLEGRIDVAVHSLKDVPSELAPEFRLPAVLPRAAAEDVLITKEPDWNGRGTLATGSVRRRLMARTYWGRQLRFEDLRGNVPTRLEKLVEHPEWDAVILAKAGLERLGLYAPETVVQGRKLYMRPLPVEAFIPAVGQGIVGMECRASDRKTKELLAGINDVETCACGVAERTFLVRLGASCSTPVGVYACLEGDELVLRAAYYVPGREEPFAVVVCGDRNAPEALGILAFEKLSPN
- a CDS encoding DUF488 domain-containing protein, whose amino-acid sequence is MNISIKRIYDPQEAEDGDRVLVDRIWPRGISKEKASWNEWAKEAAPSTELRRWFAHDPAKWDGFRKKYFEELDRNKEAVSHLSQLARKGKVTLLYAARDTEHNEAGALKDYLLQHASS